Proteins found in one Miscanthus floridulus cultivar M001 chromosome 4, ASM1932011v1, whole genome shotgun sequence genomic segment:
- the LOC136549670 gene encoding 5-amino-6-(5-phospho-D-ribitylamino)uracil phosphatase, chloroplastic-like has translation MVVDTVSASTSMIAPHLFDHRSRGAGASHHHHLRRALHVVACRPLPTAFAGRRLVARVTRQPSPRLADWPVRALAMGVTKEASPRREYRGIPGDGGDMGDVGVTSPTPSWPPQNRADDPKLHNPLLRLERMGCGWLGVIFEWEGVIVEDDAELERQAWLTLAQEEGKSPPPTFVLRRVEGMKNEQAISEVLCWSRDPSELRRLALRKEEIHNSLRGGSYHQMRNGSREFMSTLANYKIPIAVVTTRPRKVIEEAIEAVGVRSFFDAVVAAEDVYRGKPDPEMFLYAAQLLSFIPERCIVFGNSNSAVEAAHDARMKCVAVASKHKIYELSAADLVVKQLDELSVVDLKNLTDIESPEFGMEPEPEMEEEEEVPPPSTSVGVDDLFW, from the coding sequence ATGGTTGTCGACACGGTCAGCGCGAGCACCTCCATGATTGCCCCCCACCTGTTCGACCACAGGTCCAGGGGCGCCGGCgcctcccaccaccaccacctccgccggGCGTTACATGTCGTCGCCTGCCGACCCCTGCCCACcgccttcgcgggccgccgcctcgtggCCCGGGTCACCAGGCAGCCGTCGCCGCGCCTCGCCGATTGGCCGGTCAGGGCGCTGGCTATGGGTGTCACAAAGGAGGCCAGCCCTCGCAGGGAGTACCGGGGGATCCCTGGGGACGGTGGCGACATGGGGGATGTTGGGGTCACCAGCCCCACGCCGTCATGGCCTCCACAGAACAGGGCAGATGACCCCAAGCTGCACAACCCGCTGCTCCGCCTCGAGCGCATGGGCTGCGGGTGGCTCGGCGTCATCTTCGAGTGGGAGGGGGTCATTGTTGAGGATGATGCCGAATTGGAAAGACAGGCATGGTTGACCCTGGCACAGGAGGAGGGGAAGTCGCCGCCTCCCACTTTTGTGCTGCGGAGAGTTGAAGGGATGAAGAACGAGCAGGCAATATCTGAGGTTCTCTGCTGGTCCCGTGATCCCTCGGAGCTTAGGAGATTGGCCTTGAGGAAGGAGGAGATTCACAACAGCCTTCGAGGTGGCTCCTACCACCAGATGAGGAACGGTTCCAGGGAGTTCATGAGCACGCTCGCCAATTACAAGATCCCCATCGCTGTGGTCACCACACGCCCACGGAAGGTTATTGAGGAAGCCATTGAAGCTGTTGGCGTGCGCAGCTTCTTTGATGCGGTTGTGGCAGCAGAAGACGTGTACCGGGGCAAGCCTGACCCAGAAATGTTTCTGTACGCTGCTCAGCTCCTCAGTTTCATCCCGGAGAGGTGCATCGTGTTTGGGAACTCCAATTCGGCGGTGGAAGCAGCACACGATGCCCGTATGAAGTGTGTCGCGGTCGCAAGCAAGCACAAAATCTACGAGCTGAGTGCTGCAGACCTTGTGGTCAAGCAACTGGACGAGCTATCTGTCGTTGACTTGAAGAACCTCACTGATATTGAATCCCCGGAGTTTGGCATGGAACCTGAAccagagatggaggaggaggaggaagtgcCCCCACCATCAACGTCTGTGGGTGTAGATGATTTGTTCTGGTAA